From a region of the Pongo pygmaeus isolate AG05252 chromosome 5, NHGRI_mPonPyg2-v2.0_pri, whole genome shotgun sequence genome:
- the LY6G6D gene encoding lymphocyte antigen 6 complex locus protein G6d isoform X2, with product MKPQFVGILLSSLLGAALGNRMRCYNCGGSPSSSCKEAVTTCGEGRPQPGLEQIKLPGNPPVTVIHQHPACVAAHHCNQVETESVGDVTYPAHRDCYLRDLCNSAVASHVAPACILAAAATALTCLLPGLWSG from the exons ATGAAACCCCAGTTTGTTGGGATCTTGCTCAGCTCCCTGCTAGGGGCTGCCTTGG GAAACCGAATGCGGTGCTACAACTGTGGTGGAAGCCCCAGCAGTTCTTGCAAAGAGGCCGTGACCACCTGTGGCGAGGGCAGACCCCAGCCAGGCCTGGAACAGATCAAGCTACCTGGAAACC cCCCAGTGACTGTGATTCACCAACATCCAGCCTGCGTCGCAGCCCATCATTGCAATCAAGTGGAGACAGAGTCGGTGGGAGATGTGACTTATCCAGCCCACAGGGACTGCTACCTGCGAGACCTGTGCAACAGCGCCGTGGCAAGCCATGTGGCCCCTGCATGCATTTTGGCTGCAGCAGCTACTGCCCTGACCTGTCTCTTGCCAGGACTGTGGAGCGGGTAG
- the LY6G6D gene encoding lymphocyte antigen 6 complex locus protein G6d isoform X3, whose product MDGGNRMRCYNCGGSPSSSCKEAVTTCGEGRPQPGLEQIKLPGNPPVTVIHQHPACVAAHHCNQVETESVGDVTYPAHRDCYLRDLCNSAVASHVAPACILAAAATALTCLLPGLWSG is encoded by the exons GAAACCGAATGCGGTGCTACAACTGTGGTGGAAGCCCCAGCAGTTCTTGCAAAGAGGCCGTGACCACCTGTGGCGAGGGCAGACCCCAGCCAGGCCTGGAACAGATCAAGCTACCTGGAAACC cCCCAGTGACTGTGATTCACCAACATCCAGCCTGCGTCGCAGCCCATCATTGCAATCAAGTGGAGACAGAGTCGGTGGGAGATGTGACTTATCCAGCCCACAGGGACTGCTACCTGCGAGACCTGTGCAACAGCGCCGTGGCAAGCCATGTGGCCCCTGCATGCATTTTGGCTGCAGCAGCTACTGCCCTGACCTGTCTCTTGCCAGGACTGTGGAGCGGGTAG
- the LY6G6D gene encoding lymphocyte antigen 6 complex locus protein G6d isoform X1: MKPQFVGILLSSLLGAALGNRMRCYNCGGSPSSSCKEAVTTCGEGRPQPGLEQIKLPGNRRCFLRGLKIPLGSLKSHLLCPRRQVLKPGVQHPSFILSLSPSDCDSPTSSLRRSPSLQSSGDRVGGRCDLSSPQGLLPARPVQQRRGKPCGPCMHFGCSSYCPDLSLARTVERVVGVGVEKGTRAQGNKGHLNI; the protein is encoded by the exons ATGAAACCCCAGTTTGTTGGGATCTTGCTCAGCTCCCTGCTAGGGGCTGCCTTGG GAAACCGAATGCGGTGCTACAACTGTGGTGGAAGCCCCAGCAGTTCTTGCAAAGAGGCCGTGACCACCTGTGGCGAGGGCAGACCCCAGCCAGGCCTGGAACAGATCAAGCTACCTGGAAACC GGAGGTGTTTTTTGAGGGGGCTGAAAATCCCTTTGGGCTCCTTGAAATCACATCTGCTCTGCCCCAGAAGGCAAGTCCTGAAGCCAGGAGTCCAACACCCCagtttcattctctctctcagcCCCAGTGACTGTGATTCACCAACATCCAGCCTGCGTCGCAGCCCATCATTGCAATCAAGTGGAGACAGAGTCGGTGGGAGATGTGACTTATCCAGCCCACAGGGACTGCTACCTGCGAGACCTGTGCAACAGCGCCGTGGCAAGCCATGTGGCCCCTGCATGCATTTTGGCTGCAGCAGCTACTGCCCTGACCTGTCTCTTGCCAGGACTGTGGAGCGGGTAGTGGGAGTAGGAGTAGAGAAGGGAACAAGGGCGCAAGGGAACAAGGGACATCTGAACATCTGA
- the LY6G6C gene encoding lymphocyte antigen 6 complex locus protein G6c gives MKALLLLTLSALLCWVSADIRCHSCYKVPVLGCVDRQSCRLEPGQQCLTTHAYLGKMWVFSNLRCGTPEEPCQEAFNQTNRKLGLTYNTTCCNKDNCNSAGPRPTPALGLLFLTSLAGLGLWLLH, from the exons ATGAAAGCCCTTCTGCTGCTCACCCTGTCTGCTCTGCTCTGCTGGGTCTCAG CTGACATTCGCTGTCACTCCTGCTACAAGGTCCCTGTGCTGGGCTGTGTGGACCGGCAGTCCTGCCGCCTGGAGCCAGGACAGCAATGCCTGACAACACATGCATACCTTG GTAAGATGTGGGTTTTCTCCAATCTGCGCTGTGGCACACCAGAAGAGCCCTGTCAGGAGGCCTTCAACCAAACCAACCGCAAGCTGGGCCTGACATATAACACCACCTGCTGCAACAAGGACAACTGCAACAGCGCAGGCCCCCGGCCCACTCCAGCCCTGGGCCTTCTTTTCCTTACCTCCTTGGCTGGCCTTGGCCTCTGGCTGCTGCACTGA